The sequence below is a genomic window from Sorangiineae bacterium MSr12523.
GGGGAGCACCTGAACGAGGCGCCCGTCGGCGAGGAATTCGCGCACGTAGAGCTCGATCAGCTGCGTAATGCCTTGTCCTGCAAGGCACGCCGCGATGAGTGAACCACTTCCGTTCACCATGAGCTGTCCGGTGGCATTCACCGGAACGACTTTCTTGCCGCGAATGAATTCCCATTCGTAGTGGCTTCCCGTGCTGGGATTTCGCATCAGAACGCACCGATGCTTCTCGAGATCGCGCGGGCGGCGGGGCGTGCCGTGGCGCTCGAGGTAGGCCGGTGAGGCGCAGGTGACCACGTGCGTGCGCATGAGCAAACGGGATTTCAAGGACGAGGGCTCCGGATGGCCAAAGCGGACAGCGACATCGAAGCCTTCGCGGACCAGATCGACCATGCGATCGCGCACGGCCAGCTCCACGGAAAGATCGGGATGCTGCTCGAGGAACGGCTCCAGGCGGGGCGTCAGCACGAATTGCCCGATGCCCTCGTCGATGAGCACCCGCAGGCGGCCGCGGACCTTGGTCGAGGAGCCGCCGGCTTCGATTGCGGCATCCTCGATGGCGGCCAGGTGCGGTGCGACCGACTCGTAGAAGCGAAGCCCCTCGTCGGTCAGCGAGATGGATCGGGGCGTGCGACGGAACATGCGCACGCCGACCCGATCCTCGACGCGTGCCACCGCGCGGCTGACCGCGGATTGCGTGAGGCCGAGCGCCTCGCCTGCCCGCACGAAGCTCCCCGACTCCACCACCGTGCGCAGGATGCCGAGACCATCGAGTGCGTGCCTGTCGAATCCGCGAGACCTACTTTTGCTCATGCTTAGTCTTCCCAATATGCACGTGCAGAAGGCTCAGGGAAACGCCAATCTCTCCCCATGGATGCCGCAGCGTTGCGGCGGACCAGCTTTTCACAAGGGGATTGAACCATGCGTGTCTTCGTTACGGGGGCTACGGGATTCATTGGCTCGGCCATCGTTCAGGAACTCATTGGCGCCGGCCATCAGGTGCTCGGCCTGGCTCGCTCGGAGGCAGCCGCCGAGCGCCTTGCGGCGATTGGCGCCGAGGTGCATCGAGGGAGTCTCGAGGATCATGACAGCCTAAAACGCGGGGTGGCGGCATCGGAAGGCGTGATCCACACCGGGTTCATTCACGACTTCCGCAACATTGCGGCTTCGGGCGAGACGGACCGGTCCGCGATCGAAACCATGGGCAAGGCCCTCGAGGGTTCGGGCCGACCTTTCGTCGTCACCTCCGTCACGGTGCTCCTCGCGCCCGGCTACCTCGGTACGGAGGACGATGTGCTCGATCCCGAGCGGCCCATGGGCGCGCATCGCCGGGGCTCGGACCAAGCAGCGTTCGCGCTGGCATCGCGCGGCATGCGCGTGTCGTTGGTGCGCCTCCCACCCTCCGTCCACGGAGATGGCGATTACGGTTTCGTTCCCGCGCTCATCCGCATCGCCCGCGAAAAGGGGATTTCGGCGTACATCGGCGATGGACGCAACCGGTGGCCTGCGGTGCACCGGCTCGACGTCGCTCGCCTTTACCGGCTGGCGCTGGAGAAAGGGCCCGCGGGGGCGACCTTTCACGGGGTTGCCGAAGAGGGCATGCCGACACGTGACATCGCGGAGGTCATCGGGCGGCGCTTGAACGTCCCCGTCGTGTCGAAATCGCGCGACGAGGCCGCCGCGCACTTCGGCTGGCTTGCGCACTTCTTCGGGTACGACAACCCAACGTCGAGCACGCGAACGCAGAAGCAGCTGGCATGGGTCCCACGGCAGCCAGGACTCATCTCGGACCTCGAGCAAGGCCGGTATTTCGAGCCAGTTTGACGGCGCCTGCTGCTAGTGATAGAAATATCACTATGCGGATGGAGGTCGGCGCGACGGGCGGAGGGGTGCACGTGGCCGGGGTCGATATCGCGTACGACGACGCGGGGCCGAAGTCGGCGAGGACGACGCTGGTGTGCACGCACGCCATCGGCCATGGGGCGCGCGATTTCGAACTGCTGCGCGATCGCCTCGGCGGGGATCATCGGGTGGTGGCATTCGATTGGCCGGGGCAAGGAGGCTCCGGCCCGGATGACGCGCCCCCGTCGAGCGCGCGGTATGCGGAGATCCTCGCGGCGTTCCTCGCCAAGCTTGGAATCGAACGCCCCATTCTCGTGGGCAACTCGATTGGTGGCGCCGCGGCATTCGAATTGGTTGCCACCCGACCCGAGGCGGCGCGGGCGCTGGTCGTCGCCAACCTCGGGGGCCTCTTCCAACGAAATGCGATGTCGCGCCTGGTCACCCGCTCGTTTGCGCGCTTCTTCGAGGCGGGCGCACGCGGAGCGTGGTGGTATCCGCGCGCCTTTGCTGCGTATTACCGCATGGTGCTGCCGCAGCCACCCGCGCATGCACAACGCGCGCGCATCGTGGCCAGCGCACGAGAGATTGCGCCGATCCTCGCCGCCGCTTGGCGTGGGTTCGGCGACACGACGAGCGATCTGCGTCCGCTCGCCCCTCGCGTGCAGGTCCCCGTGCTCGTCGCATGGGCCATGGGCGACGTGTTCAATCCGCTCTGGGGAAGCCTCGATGCGATTCGCTCCATACCGCACGCGCGCGTCGTGAAGCTTCGGGCCGGGCACAACCCGTTTCTCGAGTGCGCCGACGAGGCGGCGGCGGCCGTGCGCGACTTCGAAGCGGACTTGCCCTCGTGAAGGAGCGCCTACCCCGAATGGGACGCCGGCCCCGGCGGGGCCATCCGGAGGACACCGCATTGCGCCTCACCGTGGCCGCAGCGCGCATGTTCGAGGAACATGGATACTTCGCGACCGACTCCAACGCCATTGCGCGCGCCGCCGGATATGCACCAGGCACGTTCTACAAGCACTTCCGCGACAAGACGGACGCATTCGTTGCAGTATACACATGGTGGGTAGAGAACGTCTGGGCCGAGGTGGACGCATCGTGGTCGGCGCCGCTCGAACGCGAAGATCGGGCGCGCACGGCCATTGCGCACGTGGTCCGCGTGCACGCAGCCTGGCCGCGGTTTCGCCGCGATCTCCGTCACCTCGCGGAGAGCGATCCCCGCGTGCAGAAGGCCTTCACGGAGAATCGCCGCGCCCAGCTCGCCCGCCTGGTGGCGATGGCCGGTAAGCCGCGCCGTGCATCCTGTTTCGGGCTGCTGCTCGCCATCGAGCGCACGGCGGACGCCATCGCCATGGGCGAGGCATCGCGCATGGGCATCTCGCCCGAAGTCCTGGAGGCCGAGCTCGTGACCGCCGTGCGGGCCTTGCTGGCCCCCTGAGCAAGACGAGCAGCGAGCTCCGGATTTCACCGGGCACGATCGCAGAGGGCGTGCTCCGCCAGCTGGAATGCGGCGGCGTTGGTCGATTCTTCGTCGATGGTGCTGGTCAGCGAGAGGACGATGCTTCGGGCACCATCGGCCGTGACCCCGGTGCGCGTATGCGGGGCCACGGGGCTATCGCCTGCATGATGCCAATAGCCGCCGCATACCGTGGGGGTCCAAAAGATGCCGAGGCCGGCGCGCGTCCCCTCCGGCCCTACGCCCTCGGGCATCGGTACCGTGCGTTGCATTTCCGTGAGCTCTTGGGCGCGAAGCAGCTTTCCCGTCATGAGCGCACGGTAAAACCGATTCAGATCCGCCGTGGTGCTGACAATGGCCGAATCGGCCGTATGCTCGAGGGTATTTTCCGTCGTATCGATGGGGTCCGCCCCCGCGGTGACTCTGAAGTACGCCTGGGCGTGCGGAGTCGGGAGCACGGGATCGGTGGTCGTCACGAACGTGTGTTTCAATTCGAGCGGCACCACGATTCGTCGGACGACCTCCTCGGACCAATCGCGGCCGGTGATGGTCTTGATGATCATGCCGGCAAGCAAATAGTTGGTATTCGAATAACCCCAACGTTGGCCCGGCGCGAACGCCGGCGGATGTTTCATGGCCATGGCGACGAGGGTTTCGGGCGGTGTCTGATCGGAAAGGGCGCGCGCGAAGTCTTCGGACAAATATTTCTGCAGCTGCTCGTCTCGGACATAATCGAAGATTCCGCTGGTATGTTGCAGCAATTGACGCACCGTGATCGCGTTGCCGTCGTAGCCCTGCCCCGCTACGACGCCGGGTAGCCATCGCTCGACGGAATCTTCCAGCGACAGCTCGGCCTCGCCGACGAGCTGCAGGACGACGATGGCGACGAAGGATTTCGTGACGCTGGCCACGCGAAATTGTGCGTCCCACGGCACCGGCTCCTCTTTTCCGAGGGTGCCGACGCCGGCGCGCGCGCGGATCACGCCCTCCGGCGTCATGACTTCGGCCAGCGCACCGACGATGTCGGCGCTTCGCCGCACGCTTTCGAGTTCCGCGCGAAGGGATGCTTCATCGAACCGTGCCGGGGCTTCGTTCTTGTCGTCCGAGCAGCCGAAGGCAGCGATTCCAAAGACGAGTACAGGCCAAGGGAAACGAAGGGTCATGCGTCAAGGTGCCCGAACGCGCCTCGGACGTTCATGGGCTCGCGATTCGGTTCGGGACCGCGGAGTTGACAGTGACAACATCGGGTCTATATTGACACTGCCAACATGCCGCTCCTATCCCTCGTCATCATCACGGGCCTCGCGCGACTCGCGGGCTGGCGCCGCCTCGGCGGAAATCGATTCAACTCGCTGTCCGGCGCACTTCAGGCCGGGGTGGCCGCCCTGTTCGTGCTCACCGGCACGGTCCATTTCGTCGGGCTTCGTGCAGAGCTCATGAAAATGGTGCCGCCCATGTTCGGCGATCCCGGATTCTGGGTGACCGTCACCGGAATCGCGGAACTCGCAGGGGCCATTGGCCTCTTGCTACCGACGACACGCCGCCCGGCAGCCGCCGGTCTCCTTCTGCTGCTCCTCGCGGTGCTTCCGGCCAACGTGTACGCGGCAACCCACCACGTCACCTTCGACGGCGCGCCCGCCACGCCCCTGCTTCCAAGGTTGCTCGAGCAACTTCTGTATTTGGCCGCCGTGGCCTGGGCTGGATTCGGCTCGGCGCATCGCGGAAAGGTCAATGCCGGCCCGCGCGGATCGAGGTCCATGCGAGTGCGCTCCCAAGCAGGAGCATCGCCGTCGAAATGAGTGCGGCGCGTCCGACGCCGGTGACGATGTGTGCGGGGCCGCCGGCGACCAGTGCGCCGAAGAGGGCCACGCCGATGGCGGCGCCGGCTTGACGGGCGGCGTTGAGTACGGCGGATGCGGTGCCGGACCATTCGCGATCCACGCTGGCCAGCGTTGCGGTGGTCATGGCAGGAACGGCGAAGCCCATGCCGCTTGGGATGAGGAGAAAGGCAGGGAGCATTTCTCCGTAGCTGCTCGTGGCGTCGAGTCGGACCAAGAGCACGTACCCCAACGCGCCCACGAGTGCGCCCACGGTCATGGGCAAACGCGAACCCACGCGCGCGGCCACGCGGCCGCTCAACAGGTTCGATACGAAGAAGCTGCCCGTGAGCGGCAGGTATGCGAGGCCCGCACGAAGCACGCTGTAGCCAAGGGCCTGCTGCAAATAGAGGCTGAGCACGAAGATCATTCCGTAATACGTGAAGTTCACCAGCACGCCGAAAGCGACAGCCGGCGTGAAGTTCGGCCGGCGAAAGAAGCGCAGAGGCAGCATGGGCGTGCGCGCATGGGCCTCGGTCCACACGAAGGCCGCGCCGGCCACGAGCGCGAGCAACATGCCGCCGGCCACCACGGGGTGCGATGCGCCCAGCGGACGCCATTCGATGACGGCGCCCGTCATGCCCGTGAGCGCGAGCACCGCGAAGATCTGCCCGGGTACGTCCAGGCCACGCGGCGTGTTGCTCTTTGGCGCGGGTGGCACGTGCGCCCCCACGAGCCACACGCCAATGGCGCAGAGCGGCAGATTGACGAGAAAGATGCTGCGCCAGCCGAAGGCGGTGAGCAGCAAGCTGCCCAGCACGGGGCCCGCCGCAATGGAGATGGCGCCGGCCGCCGTCCACTGCCCCACGGCCCGCGCACGCACGTCGGACGCATGCCCCGTCGCATGGTTCAGAAGCGCGAGCGAGTTGGGCACGAGCAGCGCAGCCCCGGCCCCCTGCACCGCCCGCGCAGCCACGAGCGCCGCCGCATGGGGGGCCAGGCCGCATGCGGCGGACGCGGCGCCGAAGAGCAGAAAGCCACACTGGTACGCTCGCTTCGAGCCATACCGGTCCCCGAGCACGCCGGCCGAAAGCAAGAGTACGGCAAAAGCGAGCGTGTAGCCGTCCACCACCCACTGCAGCGCCGCTACGCCTGCCCCGAGGTCCGAAGCGATACTCGGCAGTGCGACATTGACGATGGTCACATCGAGCTGCGCCACCACGAAGCCGAAACTCGTCGCCGTAACCGTCCAGAGCAAATCGCGCGCATGCGTCCTCACGCACGCTACTCTAGGGTCGATGCATGCGCCGACACTTCGACGCCCATCGAAGTGTCGTTCCATCCTGGACCGGCCGCCGCGCGCCGGCCCGAGCCATTAGACGATCGGGTATGCGAATGAACCTCTGGATGGCGGCCATCGCCATCACCTTTCTTGCCGTTGTTTCTTTTTCGATCGGCGGAGGCGGCGACCACGCGGATAAAATCCCACGCTCGCTGCCGGTGGTGGTGAGCCACGGTCAGCGTCGGCTGGCTCACGCGGAGTTCGCGCGCGGCGGCCGTCAGGTTGCCGTGCCGTGCAATGGCCGTCCGTGTCCCGCAACATCGGTCGGGCTCACCGTTCGATGAGGTTCGCTGGGCTATCGCTTTGCAATCAATGGGGAGAGATGACGAGATACGTCAATAGTTGATCTCGAGGATGGGCCGCGTCCCCGCCGGCGCTTCCATCGAATGGAAAGATGCAATTTCGACGTTGCGCTCGCCGGTAAGCAAAATACCGTTGTTCGCGCCGCTCGTGCACCACCGTTTGGCGATGGCGGTGACATCCCATTTGTACCAAGCGCACCCGTGATCGACGACGGCGGTGCTGACGATGGGGCCGAACCCGGGCATCGCAAACGGGACCGCATTGGTCGATGCGACATTGCAGGTGGAACAGGCATTTGGCGAATAGCCACTCCCGCCGGGCACCCACGGGCCGGAGACCCAATGGGTGGAGACCGGCATGCCGAAGCCCTGATCGGCCAAAAGCCTCAAGGTCGCGCTCGAGAGCGTCGAGCAAACGGTGGAGAGGGGTACGGGGAATTTCAACAGAGCAAGTGCTGGTATGGACGATGTGTGGATGTCGTTGACACGCAATTCGCAGCTCTTCCCGTAGTCGACGAAGCCGCTGGAGGTCCTTTGGACCCAGGTATCCGCATTGGGATTGAGATTCAATACGAGGGCCTGGTCGACCGAGCCCACGTTTTCCGCGTCGTTCGCGTTTTCCGCGTCGGTGCCGGAAACACACGCAATGGCACCGGACATCGCCAACGCAAGCCCCAAATGCACAACGATAGGACGTGTACCCATAACGCTCATCTCCCTTCGAGCATGGGCCGCGCCACCGTACCGGCAGCGCTGGTAAACCTACTCTCGCCCTTATCTAAGAGCGGCGCTCGGCACCCGCGATACCTCCGAACGGACGACACGTGTGCAACTCGGAGTTGACCGCTCGAAGCGCGAGTGGTGCGTTCGCACTGTCGAGGAATTCGACGGTGATGAATAGCAACTCGGTATTGCCCACGTTCTCGAGGTCGTGGACCATGAATTCGCCTTGACCGAACGAGACGTGCTTCGTGTCCCCTGCTGCATAGTTCACGCGAATCTCGCGGCCATCGTGATACCGCGCCAGGCCCTCGCCGGAGGTGACCGCCGTCCAGAAGTAGTCGAGCACGTGGCGATGAAATGGCATGCGCTCGCCGGGCTTCAGGCGGATGGCCCATACCCGCACGCGTTTCGTCTCGGAGAGCAGCACCTGCCCTACCCGCCCGTCACCTTGCCGTTGGGCGAATTCACGCTTCGACATGTCGTCCCAGTATTCGGGAGTGATCATCGATTCATGCGTCAACGAGGCAACCCAAGGGATGGCCGAAAGGCCCGGTCCGTGATGGATCACGATGGCTCCGAGCCACGCGCCGAATGGCTCGCCCCAGATTGAACGCTGCGATGTTGAAGCTCGATGCGAGGCTCTGGCCCGTGCCCTCCGCCGCGCCGAGGACCTGCATTTGCAGCGCGGGGGCAATACCGAATCCTGCCGCACCGAGACAGGCTACGAGCAAGACGATGGCCGTCTTCTGGTGCACGGCCCATGTCATGGTCGCAAGCACTGCCGCCCGGCATGCGAGGCTGCCAAATAGCGCCGACACCGCATGTCGGTCTGCCATTTTTCTACCCACGATATTGCCGAGGACCATTCCCGCCCCCAACACGATGAGAATGGGCGATACCGCAGTTTCGGAGAAGCCGCCGATTCGAGTGAGAATCGGCCCGAGGTATGTGAGCATCATGGACAACCCCGCCCAGCCGAGCGCGGTGGTCAACAGGCTCAGAAGAACCGAACCACGTCCAAGCATCGCCACGTCGTCTCGCAGACTCCCACGTTATTGGGTAAGAGTCGCCCGCCAGCCCAACGCACCGGCCAGCCACGTCCCGCCGGGGACTCCGACGATATTGGCCAATGTGAGACCGGCAAACATCGTCGCCACGGCGGACGCCTTCTTTTGGGAAGGGACCATATGGGTGGCCACCACCGAGCCAACTCCAAGATACGTACGATGAGCCAAAGACGTCACCACCCGGGCGGCCATGAGGAGCGGATACGATGGGGCAAGCGCGCAAGCCGCATTGCCGACGGTGAAGATCAGCATCAAGAGCGCTAAAACCATCTTGCGCGGCAGCTGTCGGCTCAACGCCGTAAGCGCAGGCGCCCCCACCGCAGCCCCCATGGCGTAACCCGATACGAGAAGCCCTGTCGAAGCAATCGACACATCGAGATCCGCAGCGATTGGGACGAGCAACCCCGTCATGACGAACTCGGTCACACCGATTCCAAAGGCACCGACGGTAAGGGCATAGAGGGCCAGGGGCATCGAGCAATCTCCCTTTCGACGAAGTGCCGAAAGCAAGTTTCTACATGCTCGCCCCCGCGCCCCGAGACCAGATTGCAAATGCAGTACTTGTGCCCTGAAATCACGAATGCCGGACGTACTACGGACCGTTCCCGAGGCAGCGAAAGCGATCCTCGTCATGGTCACAACAGCCAGCGGCAACGTTGCGCCGACAAGGATTCGTCTTGGGAAATCTCACGTGCACGCCGCACGGAAGCTCCATGGCGTACATCTCTTCCTTCCCCGGGCCCGCGCTCGCTCGCGGAAGGGCGACGTAGAACCAGTCCGCGACGACCACGAAGCGGGCGGGCCAGGGTCCATCGTCCATGCCGCAATCCATCGTGTAGCCGCTCGGGGCGGGATAAGGCCTCACGGCGCAGACATTCTCCGCCGTCTCCCATTCGAAGGATTGCGAAACGCCGGGAATCGCAGCACGAAGCCGCCACGTGTGCGACGCAACGCGGGACACGCCTAGTCGCATGTCCACGCTCCTCGACGGCTCGTCTCCTCGACAACGGGACGCGTGCGCCCGGGCCCACGCGTCCCTCATGGGCGCCAAATCGTGGTCTTCGAGGGACGTGGTCCCGAAACGAACCACCGCTCCAGGCGGTATTGGGAATCGCACCGGCGCAGCACCGTTGAGCGATTCGACGATGGCGGCCGCCTCCCTCGTGGCGACCATCGTATCGATCTCGCCGCGCGGGGAGATGCACGCCACCTCCAGGTGCTCGCCATCGGCCGCGCCTCGACAGAGATCTCGGAGGCCAACAGGTGCTTTGCCAAAGTGGGGCAGCGTAATCTCGAGCTTCAGGACCTCGCCAGCCGGATACATCGATTCGGACGCCCCCGACATTCGGACTGAACGCGATAATTTGAGGCTGCCGCCATTCGCAAAGTCATACTGAAATGCGGCGACATCCACGGTAACCGTGGCGGGTGGCGCTGTCGGCGATGCATCGTATTCCACAACGGGCGCGGGCCGCGGCAGCCATGGCACCAGAGCGGGCTTGCCGACAATCTGGTCCTCGCGATGCTCGAAGCACGAGACCTTGTTCCATGATGAGGATCACGAGAGGTCGAAGCGGTTCGGTGGAAAGCCCGCGAGTGCACGCACCATAAGCATCTTGAAAAGGGCCAATAAGGATCGTGAACGTCGTCATCACCGATCGACGAACATCGTCGCCGCGAACGAGTTCCGCGACCTCACGATCGATGCCGGCTGACCGAATCCGTCCCGACGCAACGATGTGGGCGCTGCCGCACGGGCAGCCGCGGTGAAGCGCTCGGGGCCTTCCAGGCTCATCCCGCTTTGCGACGGAAGTGGAGCGCCTGCACGCCGGACTTGAACCGCTGCGTCGATAGGAGCTCGAGATGCCGCGCACTCGACAGGCCATGAAACAACGTCGGCCCGCGGCCACTGATGATGGGATGAACGACGATGCGGTACTCGTCGATGAGCCCCAACTCCTCGAGCGCACCCGCGAGCTTGGGCGCTCCGACGAGGACACCCCGCTCGGTCTTCGCTTTCAGCGCCGAAATCGCCTCGCGAAGGTCACCCTCCACCTTGATCGTGTTCTGCCACGGAAAGTCGCTCCGCGAGCCCGACACGACGTACTTCGCCTTCGCCTCGAGCTTCTGTGCCCACTCGCGCATCGCGCGCGGCGCCTTTTCGTCGCGTGCCACCGCGGGCCAGGCTCCCTCCATCAGCTCGTAGGTGTTGCGCCCGAAGAGCATCGCCCCGCTCTGATCCATGAGCTGCGTCCAATAGTCGTGCAGCTCGTCGTCCGCGATCGCCTGGGTATGATCGATGCACCCGTCCAAAGTCACATTGAGACCGAAGGTGAGGAGGCCCATGACGTGGGATTCTACGAAGAGCGCGCCCACCGGGCAATGCCCATCCCCCGTGGGTATCGGCGCGCAGAAACTCGACACACCCATCACCCGGATCTGCTGCAGAAACCAGCCCCCATCACGGGCGATTCGTCGAACGAATACGTAACTTCTCTCTCCCCAGTCTCGGCCCGAAACACCCGGAGAGATCGATCGGACGACCGCCGCGACGGCCGCGAAGAATCGAAGCCCCGGCCACCTCGCGACGACCGGGCTCCTGTTCAACTGGCGGTCGCCTGGTTGAAAGGCGCTCCTCGTCCCGAATGCCGGGGTAGTCTGCCCCTTCCCGGCCGCTCCCGTAAGCATGTCGTCTGCAAGGGGCTTACGGCATGACACCGTAAAATGGCAATCATCGTCCTC
It includes:
- a CDS encoding LysR family transcriptional regulator, which gives rise to MSKSRSRGFDRHALDGLGILRTVVESGSFVRAGEALGLTQSAVSRAVARVEDRVGVRMFRRTPRSISLTDEGLRFYESVAPHLAAIEDAAIEAGGSSTKVRGRLRVLIDEGIGQFVLTPRLEPFLEQHPDLSVELAVRDRMVDLVREGFDVAVRFGHPEPSSLKSRLLMRTHVVTCASPAYLERHGTPRRPRDLEKHRCVLMRNPSTGSHYEWEFIRGKKVVPVNATGQLMVNGSGSLIAACLAGQGITQLIELYVREFLADGRLVQVLPDWAEETYPLYAYHHSAQWMSAKVRAFLDFVVALARE
- a CDS encoding SDR family oxidoreductase, with translation MRVFVTGATGFIGSAIVQELIGAGHQVLGLARSEAAAERLAAIGAEVHRGSLEDHDSLKRGVAASEGVIHTGFIHDFRNIAASGETDRSAIETMGKALEGSGRPFVVTSVTVLLAPGYLGTEDDVLDPERPMGAHRRGSDQAAFALASRGMRVSLVRLPPSVHGDGDYGFVPALIRIAREKGISAYIGDGRNRWPAVHRLDVARLYRLALEKGPAGATFHGVAEEGMPTRDIAEVIGRRLNVPVVSKSRDEAAAHFGWLAHFFGYDNPTSSTRTQKQLAWVPRQPGLISDLEQGRYFEPV
- a CDS encoding alpha/beta hydrolase gives rise to the protein MRMEVGATGGGVHVAGVDIAYDDAGPKSARTTLVCTHAIGHGARDFELLRDRLGGDHRVVAFDWPGQGGSGPDDAPPSSARYAEILAAFLAKLGIERPILVGNSIGGAAAFELVATRPEAARALVVANLGGLFQRNAMSRLVTRSFARFFEAGARGAWWYPRAFAAYYRMVLPQPPAHAQRARIVASAREIAPILAAAWRGFGDTTSDLRPLAPRVQVPVLVAWAMGDVFNPLWGSLDAIRSIPHARVVKLRAGHNPFLECADEAAAAVRDFEADLPS
- a CDS encoding TetR/AcrR family transcriptional regulator, with product MGRRPRRGHPEDTALRLTVAAARMFEEHGYFATDSNAIARAAGYAPGTFYKHFRDKTDAFVAVYTWWVENVWAEVDASWSAPLEREDRARTAIAHVVRVHAAWPRFRRDLRHLAESDPRVQKAFTENRRAQLARLVAMAGKPRRASCFGLLLAIERTADAIAMGEASRMGISPEVLEAELVTAVRALLAP
- a CDS encoding beta-lactamase family protein, with product MTLRFPWPVLVFGIAAFGCSDDKNEAPARFDEASLRAELESVRRSADIVGALAEVMTPEGVIRARAGVGTLGKEEPVPWDAQFRVASVTKSFVAIVVLQLVGEAELSLEDSVERWLPGVVAGQGYDGNAITVRQLLQHTSGIFDYVRDEQLQKYLSEDFARALSDQTPPETLVAMAMKHPPAFAPGQRWGYSNTNYLLAGMIIKTITGRDWSEEVVRRIVVPLELKHTFVTTTDPVLPTPHAQAYFRVTAGADPIDTTENTLEHTADSAIVSTTADLNRFYRALMTGKLLRAQELTEMQRTVPMPEGVGPEGTRAGLGIFWTPTVCGGYWHHAGDSPVAPHTRTGVTADGARSIVLSLTSTIDEESTNAAAFQLAEHALCDRAR
- a CDS encoding DoxX family protein, whose product is MPLLSLVIITGLARLAGWRRLGGNRFNSLSGALQAGVAALFVLTGTVHFVGLRAELMKMVPPMFGDPGFWVTVTGIAELAGAIGLLLPTTRRPAAAGLLLLLLAVLPANVYAATHHVTFDGAPATPLLPRLLEQLLYLAAVAWAGFGSAHRGKVNAGPRGSRSMRVRSQAGASPSK
- a CDS encoding MFS transporter; translation: MRTHARDLLWTVTATSFGFVVAQLDVTIVNVALPSIASDLGAGVAALQWVVDGYTLAFAVLLLSAGVLGDRYGSKRAYQCGFLLFGAASAACGLAPHAAALVAARAVQGAGAALLVPNSLALLNHATGHASDVRARAVGQWTAAGAISIAAGPVLGSLLLTAFGWRSIFLVNLPLCAIGVWLVGAHVPPAPKSNTPRGLDVPGQIFAVLALTGMTGAVIEWRPLGASHPVVAGGMLLALVAGAAFVWTEAHARTPMLPLRFFRRPNFTPAVAFGVLVNFTYYGMIFVLSLYLQQALGYSVLRAGLAYLPLTGSFFVSNLLSGRVAARVGSRLPMTVGALVGALGYVLLVRLDATSSYGEMLPAFLLIPSGMGFAVPAMTTATLASVDREWSGTASAVLNAARQAGAAIGVALFGALVAGGPAHIVTGVGRAALISTAMLLLGSALAWTSIRAGRH
- a CDS encoding DNRLRE domain-containing protein, whose protein sequence is MGTRPIVVHLGLALAMSGAIACVSGTDAENANDAENVGSVDQALVLNLNPNADTWVQRTSSGFVDYGKSCELRVNDIHTSSIPALALLKFPVPLSTVCSTLSSATLRLLADQGFGMPVSTHWVSGPWVPGGSGYSPNACSTCNVASTNAVPFAMPGFGPIVSTAVVDHGCAWYKWDVTAIAKRWCTSGANNGILLTGERNVEIASFHSMEAPAGTRPILEINY
- a CDS encoding MFS transporter, with amino-acid sequence MPLALYALTVGAFGIGVTEFVMTGLLVPIAADLDVSIASTGLLVSGYAMGAAVGAPALTALSRQLPRKMVLALLMLIFTVGNAACALAPSYPLLMAARVVTSLAHRTYLGVGSVVATHMVPSQKKASAVATMFAGLTLANIVGVPGGTWLAGALGWRATLTQ
- a CDS encoding dihydrofolate reductase family protein, with the protein product MGLLTFGLNVTLDGCIDHTQAIADDELHDYWTQLMDQSGAMLFGRNTYELMEGAWPAVARDEKAPRAMREWAQKLEAKAKYVVSGSRSDFPWQNTIKVEGDLREAISALKAKTERGVLVGAPKLAGALEELGLIDEYRIVVHPIISGRGPTLFHGLSSARHLELLSTQRFKSGVQALHFRRKAG